One part of the Sphaerochaeta sp. genome encodes these proteins:
- a CDS encoding TRAP transporter large permease, with product MAGNTLATTVLLVSFFVMVFMRFPIAYAVGLSSVLCMLTLGQNLNDVCRLMVKGISSFSLMAVPFFITMGVLMGSGGISKKLIALANACVGWMRGGLAQVNIVASYFFGGISGSAAADTASLGTILIPMMVDQGYDADFSTAVTITSSCEGLLVPPSHNMVIYATTAGGISVGSLFLAGYLPGALLAVSLMIGSYIISVKRHYPKGKPFSITYFFKQLLDSIWALAAVIIVVVGVVFGVFTATESAAIAVIYSLIVSVFIYKGLDWKGVWHALEDCVNTLSIVLILIATSAVFGNCLTILHIPDLAAKAIVSLTSNRIVLILLLNLILLVLGCIMDMAPIILIATPILLPIATKICGLDPIQFGVMMILNCGIGLLTPPVGAVLFIGSAVGKTPMEKVVKATLPFYLCMIITLLLISYIPSISMLLPNLVNG from the coding sequence TCAGTTTCTTCGTCATGGTGTTCATGCGTTTTCCCATCGCGTATGCCGTAGGACTCTCTTCAGTCCTCTGCATGTTGACGTTGGGACAGAACCTCAATGACGTCTGTCGTCTGATGGTCAAGGGGATCAGCTCCTTCTCCCTGATGGCTGTTCCGTTCTTCATCACCATGGGTGTGCTGATGGGTTCCGGCGGCATCTCGAAGAAGCTCATCGCACTGGCCAACGCCTGTGTCGGCTGGATGCGTGGAGGATTGGCCCAGGTGAACATCGTCGCCTCCTACTTTTTCGGAGGAATCTCCGGTTCCGCCGCCGCGGACACCGCATCGCTGGGAACCATTTTGATCCCGATGATGGTCGACCAAGGCTACGACGCCGACTTCTCCACCGCTGTCACCATCACCTCATCCTGCGAAGGACTGCTGGTCCCTCCCAGCCACAACATGGTCATCTACGCAACCACCGCCGGTGGAATTTCCGTCGGCAGCCTGTTTTTGGCAGGATACCTGCCCGGCGCGCTCCTTGCCGTCTCACTGATGATCGGCTCGTACATCATCTCCGTCAAACGGCACTACCCCAAAGGGAAACCGTTCAGCATCACCTACTTCTTCAAGCAGTTGCTTGATTCGATCTGGGCGCTCGCCGCGGTGATCATCGTCGTGGTCGGGGTTGTTTTCGGGGTGTTCACCGCCACGGAATCAGCCGCCATCGCCGTCATCTACTCGTTGATCGTCTCGGTGTTCATCTACAAAGGGCTTGATTGGAAGGGCGTCTGGCATGCGTTGGAGGACTGCGTCAACACGCTCTCCATCGTCCTGATTCTGATCGCCACCTCCGCCGTATTCGGCAACTGCCTGACGATCCTGCACATCCCTGATCTTGCCGCCAAAGCGATTGTATCGCTCACCAGCAACCGGATCGTGCTGATCCTGCTGCTCAACCTGATCCTCCTGGTGCTGGGATGCATCATGGATATGGCGCCGATCATTTTGATCGCCACCCCGATCCTGCTGCCCATCGCTACGAAGATCTGCGGGCTGGATCCCATCCAGTTCGGTGTCATGATGATTCTGAACTGCGGTATCGGCCTGCTCACTCCACCGGTTGGAGCCGTTCTGTTCATCGGTTCCGCCGTCGGCAAGACCCCGATGGAAAAGGTAGTCAAGGCAACCCTGCCGTTCTACCTCTGCATGATCATCACGTTGCTGCTGATCTCGTACATTCCGTCGATCAGCATGCTGTTGCCCAATCTGGTCAATGGCTGA
- a CDS encoding ABC transporter permease: MNGLVHRNLLVFFRDRATVFFSLLAVLIVIGLYVLFLGDAWVGNMADIPHVRTLMDTWIMAGLLSVASITTTMGAFDTMVEDKAKKIEKDIIFSPLKRSSIVGGYVISSFVIGVIMSLATLVLAELYIVLRGGAFLSGVALVQTLGLILFSTLSNTVFLFFLVSCFSSPNAFSTASSIIGTLIGFLTGIYLPIGTASSRDPVGGQAVPAIPFGGPVPSGDAEGSDGRFVCWRPRGCGPLLQGVHGGGVPLRWPRDGSGRKPDHPRLFLCGVPCPLGDQSVTGEDALRTKEMAPEPGAIIPLEEMCQPLTRLGNSMLIDGMYEISSNVMIMQR; encoded by the coding sequence AGGAATCTGCTGGTGTTTTTCCGTGACAGGGCCACGGTGTTTTTCTCCCTGTTGGCTGTCTTGATCGTCATCGGGCTGTACGTGCTGTTTTTGGGGGACGCCTGGGTGGGGAACATGGCGGATATCCCCCATGTCCGCACGTTGATGGATACCTGGATCATGGCGGGGCTCTTGTCCGTGGCGTCCATCACCACGACGATGGGTGCCTTCGACACCATGGTGGAGGATAAAGCGAAGAAGATTGAGAAGGACATCATCTTTTCCCCGCTGAAACGGAGCAGCATCGTCGGGGGATACGTGATCAGTTCGTTCGTCATCGGGGTGATCATGAGTCTCGCCACGCTGGTGCTTGCCGAGCTGTACATCGTCCTCCGGGGCGGGGCTTTTCTCTCTGGGGTGGCGCTCGTCCAAACGCTGGGGTTGATCCTGTTTTCCACCCTGTCCAATACGGTGTTCCTGTTTTTTCTGGTTTCCTGTTTCTCCAGCCCCAACGCGTTCTCCACGGCCAGTTCCATCATCGGGACGTTGATCGGATTCCTCACCGGAATCTATCTGCCCATCGGGACAGCTTCCTCCCGGGATCCAGTGGGTGGTCAAGCTGTTCCCGCCATCCCATTCGGCGGCCCTGTTCCGTCAGGTGATGCTGAAGGATCCGATGGCCGCTTCGTTTGCTGGCGCCCCAGAGGATGCGGCCCTCTCCTTCAAGGAGTACATGGGGGTGGTGTACCGCTTCGATGGCCACGTGACGGGAGCGGGCGAAAGCCTGATCATCCTCGGCTGTTTCTGTGTGGTGTTCCTTGCCCTCTCGGTGATCAAAGTGTCACGGGAGAAGACGCGCTAAGGACAAAAGAAATGGCGCCGGAACCCGGCGCCATCATCCCACTAGAGGAAATGTGTCAGCCATTGACCAGATTGGGCAACAGCATGCTGATCGACGGAATGTACGAGATCAGCAGCAACGTGATGATCATGCAGAGGTAG